Below is a window of Agathobacter rectalis ATCC 33656 DNA.
CACACAGGTTAAGATTGAAAAAATTAACGGATAATGATAGCTATAACCGTTTATCAGAATTCAAAAGGACATAAGATAGGCTTTAAGTCAAAGGGACATGCAGGTTTTGCAGATTCCGGTTATGATATAATCTGTGCCGGGGTTTCAGCGCTGGTGATCAACTTCATCAATTCCGCTGAAGAGCTGTGTCATGCTGAGTACAGCCTTGATACAGACGAAGAGACAGGTATGATTGACTACAGACTTGACAAGCCTGCGACAGGTGATGTTGCACTGCTTATGGATTCCATGATTCTGGGACTAAAAGGAATACAAAGAGACTATGGGAATGAGTACATCATTCTAGACTTCAAGGAGGTGTAAGACATGTTGAATATGAACCTTCAGTTTTTTGCTCATAAAAAGGGAGTTGGTTCTACAAAGAACGGACGTGACTCTGAGTCTAAGAGATTAGGCGCTAAGAGAGCAGACGGACAATTCGTAAAAGCTGGTAATATTCTTTACAGACAGCGTGGTACAAAGATTCACCCTGGTACAAACGTTGGTATCGGTGGAGATGATACATTATATGCTAAGGTTGATGGCGTATTAAGATTTGAGAGAGTTGGAAGAGATAAGAAACAGGCTTCCGTATATCCAGTAGTGAACGAATAAGATTTAAACCCCGACTTTTATTAGCCGGGGTTTTTATGTTGTAAATTAGCAGGAATATTGATTTATTTATTATTACTGTGTCTTATACAGATATAGCATAGTAATGATTTGTCATAAAGTATACTGAGTGTTTTATGCAGACATTCAGCATGAGGTGGAAAATTATGTTTGCAGATCGTGCAAAAATTATCATAAAATCAGGAAAAGGCGGAGATGGTCATGTATCATTCCGCCGTGAAAAATACGTGCCGAACGGTGGTCCGGACGGCGGTGACGGTGGAAAAGGCGGAGACGTTATATTTCTCGTGGATAAGGGAATCAACACCCTGACAGATTATCGTCACAGAAGAAAGTTTGCAGCAGAGCCCGGACAGGAGGGCGGCAAAAAGAACTGCCACGGAAAGAATGGTGAGGATCTTATACTTAAGGTGCCGGAGGGTACACTCATAAAGGATGCAGCAAGCGGAAAGGTCATAGCAGATATGTCCGGTGACAATACAAGGCAGGTGATCCTGCGCGGAGGAAAAGGCGGTCAGGGCAACCAGCACTATGCCACATCCACCATGCAGGCTCCTAAATATGCACAGCCGGGACAGGATGCAATAGAAATTGAGGTACAGCTTGAGCTAAAGGTGATAGCGGATGTAGGGCTTGTAGGCTTTCCAAACGTAGGAAAATCAACACTTCTGTCACGAGTTACCAATGCACAGCCAAAGATTGCCAACTATCATTTCACCACAT
It encodes the following:
- a CDS encoding ribosomal-processing cysteine protease Prp, which codes for MIAITVYQNSKGHKIGFKSKGHAGFADSGYDIICAGVSALVINFINSAEELCHAEYSLDTDEETGMIDYRLDKPATGDVALLMDSMILGLKGIQRDYGNEYIILDFKEV
- the rpmA gene encoding 50S ribosomal protein L27, which gives rise to MLNMNLQFFAHKKGVGSTKNGRDSESKRLGAKRADGQFVKAGNILYRQRGTKIHPGTNVGIGGDDTLYAKVDGVLRFERVGRDKKQASVYPVVNE